The Panthera tigris isolate Pti1 chromosome E3, P.tigris_Pti1_mat1.1, whole genome shotgun sequence genome segment GGCTGGAAAGCACCCTTCTTCAACCCAGACCATACCTGCCACAGAGACGCGACAGGGAGCCCAGGGCCGCGTGAAGCCCGCCCTCCTGATAGCACGAGGGGGAGCCTGTCCGCTCTCTCACTGGTCTCCCTTGGCTTCCTCCTTGGGTGTCCCTTTCTTTAAATGGGTTCATACCACTGCTTTATTGCAGTGTAGCAAATAGTTTCCTCTCCTGCCGTTGGGCTGTGTGGGCTTCCTGGCCTACTGTGTTGAGACAGGAAGGAATGCTGTTCTCAGTGGGGTCTGCCATGTGCGAGGGGGCGGCGTGACAGCAGGACCCTCCTCCAGAATTCCCCACTCCTGGGAGGGAAGGGCCTTTGTGTTCATTACTTCTAGAACTGCACCCCTACGCCTGCGACCATTCTTGTCTTAAgaaatttgtgtgtgtgactgtgtcaTGTTTTGCTCTTCAAGGATTAATCTCTTTGCATCCTAAGACCCCTTACGGCAGCTGCCTGTGGCCTGTTTctttatacacatattttcacCTGCTTTGTCCTTCTTTCCTGCCCCTTAAACTACAGAGTGTTTTCTGCCTACATTAAAGAAGTGGATGAAAAGCCGGCCAGTACGCCATGGGGCAGCAAGATGCCTTTTGGTCAGCTGATGTCAGAGTTTGGTGGCAGTGGCACTGGTGGCTGGGTGCATGGGGTCAGCTTCTCTGCCAGTGGGAGCCGCCTGGCCTGGGTCAGCCATGACAGCACCGTATCTGTTGCCGATGCCTCAAAAAGCGTACAGTGAGTATTTGCCTTTTGTTTGGAGTTAGGGAGTGGGGTTGGGATCTCTCTGCAGCTTGGCCAAGGCTGTTCTTCCCTGGGTGCCAGTTCAGGATGTGAGCATAAAACTCTGACCCAGAACCGCAGGGCCGCCTTTTAAGTCCCAGACACACGTTTAGATTGTCCTTTTGGGGAAATTTGAAAGAGTTAGGTCTCACTTGCAGGAACAGTTCTTAATGGAGGTAGTGTTGGTAATTCCTCTGAAGGACTCTCCTtgcctgctgcttctgctgctgctgctgctgctaaaaGTTCCTTCACGTGGTTAGTTTAGTCTGTTACTGTGGATTCTTTACGACAGGTAAATGTCATCCCCCAGCCTTAAGTAGGAGATAAGTTCTTACTCTGTAGTCAAGGAACAGTGACTCCATTCATTTGGGACTCCATCCAGTAATACTTAAAACCCCGATGCCAGTTCGTCTGGACTATGCTGGAAGAACTCGAATTACAGTGACTCATTTGTGAGTGAGACACCTGCCCAGCCTTGGGGAGGGCACCAGGCACCTTGTCAGACGTCGGAATTTCTATCTGCTCATCGTGTTGGAGGGACAGAGATGATTGGAATTCCTTCCCCTTATGAATCTTTGTCTTTCCTGGTGAATCCTTTTTTATTGGCAGCTAAAGGTTACCCACCTTTAAAGATTTCCTAACTTATTGCTGTGTGCTGAGAACTGCTCACATCAGGtgactcttcctccctctgctgcaTGGTGACAACAAAGTGACACTtcagagagaatatttttttcctaagtggaTTGAATTGTGGGTTTTGGCAGAGGGgggagttgttttattttaagagagagagtgggggaggggcagagagtgagagagagaaagaatcccaagcaggcactgtggttgtcaatgcagagcccaattcagggcttgaattcacaaacgatgaaatcatgacctgagccaaaatcaaaagttggatgcttaactgactgagccacccaagcgcctcttacttattttgaaaacacCACCTTAAATGTTGTGGTCTCCCAGGTTTCTATACACATTTAGGCACTTaatgtatcttttcatttttaacacaaATGGGGTTATGCTATACATTTTGTAcagtaatttgctttttattgttCAGTAATGTTTTGATGTCATAGTTATTTGATTTGTGTACAGTTTGTTGTAATGTGTAATAAGCTTTTAGCACGTGCTTATTACAAGCCCCTGTCTGCCCTTCTATTGATTTATGATTTGGCTTTTCCAGTCCTGCAAGTCAGATGACATTCTCCACCCTTCCCCTTCTCGaacataaatgttttatgtagtAACAGCCAGTGTTTTATATAGTAAGGTGCCCCAGTAAGGCCTTAAGATGAGGTATTAGGACTTTAATCCGATGCCAGTGGTattggcaggggggagggggtctcCTTAGACATAGTTTTCTAAATGCATCCTCTTTTACATGAAGCTCTGAGATCCTAATTCATCAACCAACGTGTGTGCCTGCCATCTCTACGTGACCTGTTGGCCAGGTGCTGGAGCAGATAACTACTATCTCTACGTGTACACACATGTGCCCCAGCCCAGTTGTGTGTGAGATCCTGGCTGGCTAAGGCAGTGTCGTATTCATCGGTGGCTCCAGCTCctcccccagtgcctggcagaaaaaagagaatagacTCTTCAGATGTTTGTGCCCACTCTCTGGGAGCCCAGGGTGAGCATGGGCGAGGAGAGGATGGCAGCACAAGGCGTTCAGTCATGAGTGACAGTGACAGGAAGAGCGTTGGGTGGCCAGAAAGGAGAAGCCACTTTAGGGTGAAGAGGTCCAGGAAAGCTTCATGGAGGTGATCTAATTAGAGCTGAGCTTCAGAAACCATGTGGACTTCGGATAAGCATGTGGGTAAAGGGTGTGGGAGCAAAAGCAAAAGACGGGAAAGAATAAGGGTCACTGGGGACCGTGTCGTAGACCAGTCTGTCATGAGTGGGGAGGCCCCAGAAGCAGGTGGGGCCCAGGCCAGAGAGGCCAAAGACCTCTGTTTCTGCAGGTTACCCCAGGGCTGTGTCGGTCTTGAGATTCTTGATTCCTGAAAGTGTAGGTCATGGGGCTCCTTTTAAGCATAAGAGCTTGTTTATACTGTCCAAGCGCCTGTGAAAATGGGTCCTTAGTCATCTTCTGTGTCTATAAAGAAGCTGTGTGGTCTGTTCCATCTCAATTTAACAATTATTCTTGTATTCAGGGTCTCAACTCTGAAAACGGAGTTCCTGCCCCTGCTGAGTGTGTCATTTGTTTCGGAGAACAGTGTTGTAGCTGCCGTgagtatttctctttatttcccctCACAGTACACTGTATTTAATTCTCCCGGACGGGAACAGCGCGTGCTCTGTGACTTGCTGTGCTCTCACAGGCCAGCACAGCCTTTTAGGACAGCTGGCCTGTGAGACTGGGTGGtatggtgtgtggtgtgtgtgtttgtgtgtgtttaagtgCGGTGGTGACTGTTCTGCTGAGGGGCTGGTAGGTAGGCCTGACCGATGTCTTGTTTCAGGGCCATGACTGCTGCCCGATGCTCTTTAACTACGATGACCGTGGCTGCTTGACCTTCGTCTCCAAACTAGACATTCCAAAACAGAGCATCCAGCGCAACATGTCCGCCATGGAGCGCTTCCGCAACATGGACAAGAGGGCCACGACTGAGGACCGCAACACGGCTTTGGAGACGCTGCACCAGAATAGCATCACGTAGGTGCCACTCAGCCACCTGCAGCCAGGGCCCCAGCCACCTGTAGAGAAGCGTTTAGGTGACCAAGATGCCTTTCTGCCTCCTCATTTCCTGGCTGGATCCCTGTGCCAGTCGTGTGTGCTGTGTGCCCAGACATTGCTTTGGGAACAAGAGCAGGGACAAGTCTCTAGCCTCCCGACTGCAGACTCTTATTTTCAGCTTGTGACAGAGTCGTTCTGTCCTTTGAAGTGCAGATGGCACGAGACAGCCTCCCCCACCTCGAGCTGCACTGGTCCTGTTGCCGCCACCGCTGTGTGAGCTGCCTCCTCCCAGGGCTGGCATTCTTAGACCGTGGCTGAGAACGAGAGGAGACCTTCCTGAACGTCCTGCTCCTCTCAGTGAGCACAGGACAGGAACACTGGTTATACCTGTCATTTCGGCCGTGGGTTTTTAGTCACGCACACCAGTAAGAAGATCgtttaatgaaagaaacagaattatttgATACCATATGGTAAAACCAAGGAGTTTCTTGACTTAAGTTTTCATCAGGCGTATGTGAACTGTGTTTTATCCAAAaggtttgattttttgttttgttttcttttaactctaGAGGAGAAGTGTAGTTTGCCcttgatattttaaatgactgtGGTCAGAGTTAGGTACCACagaactttctctttttgattagaccttttgttttgagagattttCATTGTGGTGATGATGGTGGGAAGAAGAACGGAAAGGTCTAGACTTTCTCTTTGAGAGAATTATTAAATGCACCTTGTGCTTGTGATCATGTTCAGTGGAAAGGGCTGCTGGACTTAAAATAGGCTGAAAATATCTGCactctcttgaaaaataataacttgaggggcgcctgggtggctcagttggttaagtgttcgaccggctcaggtcatgatctcacggttcgtgagctgtgctgacagctcagcgcctggaacctgcttcggattctgtgtctccctctctctccgccccaaccccacttgcactgtctctcaaaaatgaataaacattaagaaaaaaaagtaaaaaaaaaattaataacttggAGGCCTAACAGAACTTTTCTCCacacttcagattctttgtcttgaATGAGTTTCAAAACTATGTCTTGTGAATTTCTCTGAAGCTTCTCTGCAGACTATGTATCAGGAAGGAAACAACTCATTGCATCTTTTGAGACTTTCAAGTAAAAAGACCCCTGGAGATTGGCAAGGTTCCTTTTATTTGCAGATATTAAATCCTCTTTGCCCTTAAGCAAAGGATCGgcagactttttctgtaaggGACCAGAGGGTAGATATTTTAGGTTCTGAGAAGGTATAGAGGCTCTGTCAGCTATGCACATCTGTTGTGGCACACAGGCAGCCATTGGCAGTATGTATCTAAATGAGCGTGGATGTGTTTCAGTACAACTTTTATGGACACAGAAGTTTGAATTTCTGCATAATTTTCACATCATGAAGTAATAGTCTTCATTTTTTTGTCACCATTTAAATCGTAAGCTATTCTTAGCTTACAGGCTGTACAGAAACAGGCCGTGTGCACCGTTTTGCCATCTCCTTCCCCAGACAGAATGTTCTAGAcgtttcaaagaaaaaagaaaaatattgtctgAGCTGTGGAATTGATTTTCTTGAAAGTTTTTCAGATAATTAGGCCAAGACAAGTTGCTGCATTAATCTCTTCCTCTACTTTGCTTGCTTGGAATCCTGCGGCGTGTCTGAGTGTTGTTCATGTTTGCAGTGATTAGTTTCAAAtgcagggagagcagggagagctCTTGGCTTACAGGCCCTGGTTGTCTTGGAGGGTGATTTGGGAGTTTCTGTTTGGAGCCAGTTGGATTTCAGTCATGCTTTATCCTGCctctagtttgtttttgttttgttttgtttttaattgtttccatCTCCGTCATTGCTGTGGTCTTGCCCACACTCTGTTCCCTGGCAGTTTGCATGCTGTGTGCCTGGCTCGTCCCGCTTCTCTGCGTCACTGTAATTAATACAGCTTcttaccttttctctcttttcagtctTGACTTTTCTGGATGTCTGGTAACGAGGTGCACTTGAATGTTTTCTGAGGCAGATTGCCGCAGCCTAATCTTGATGGACAACTTAATATTTTGCAGTTGGGAATTCCATTTCCTTAAAATGCCCTTACACTGTTAGGAAGGTTGGGACTCACTCCCACCACATATCTTAAAgtctctcttgtttttccttcttttcagtcAAGTGTCTATTTATGAAGTGGACAAACAAGATTGTCGCAAATTTTGCACTACTGGCATCGATGGAGCCATGACAATTTGGGATTTCAAggtattttctgcttttcaaaagaaatcttgTTTGTGTGAAATTCTTCCTGTGACCAGAATGTTTCTCATTTCTTGGAACAAAATGTCAAATCCAGTGCACATCAGAAATGTAGAACAGGAGACTGTAGTCGTCTTTAAAACCaaagtcagggcacctggctggcccagtcagtggagcgtgtgactcttggtcttggggttgtgagttcgacccctacatcgggtgtagaggttactttaaaaaaacaaaaaaaaaccctcaagacttGAAAGCCATTGGAAGAAAACCAGACTTTCTCAGTGACTTGGGGTACATCCTTCTAGATGTCCATTTATCCGTGGAGGAAAAAATTCAGTGCTGTTTTTGTAGCTGGCCCTGTGTTGGGCACCAGTGTCTTTATAGATACATTTTTGTGGTTTACACCCATTAATCTAGTAAACGTTTGCTAAGTGTCTGCCGGGTGCCAGGCCTCGTACTAGGCACTGAGGACACCGAGGTGAGAGGGGTTCGTgtggcagagggggtgggggttagGTGGATCTGCAGAAGAGCAGCCAGTGCCCGTGTTTCTACACCAAGGAATTCGGGGGCACATAAACTGCCAGCGCTGCAGGGAAGGGATGGGCTGAGCTGTGTCTCCAGGTGCAGTGGGATTTCAGGGCACGCGGGGGCGCGGGGCAAGTAGGAGCCGCAGGTGCAGACCAGCCGAGCTCAGAGCACGTTCTGGTTGGAGGCACCACCAGTGGTTTGCAGTGATGTGGGTCTTCAGAAGCACCAGATGGAACTAGAAGGGCCTGTGGcgtggtcagagagagggagctgggcTTTGTCTGCAGACGCCCAGGAGCTGGTCCAGAGCTGGACAGCAAAGCACCAGAGAGTAAGGCGTGGGCAGcctgggcagaggctggggagtCCCGTGATCCAGTGAGGAGGTGATCTCCAGCTGTGGCAGGGGCTGTGACCCAGAACTTCTGCATTGGAGGGAGATTTCAGAGGCCAAATGGAAGGGCATCGTGACACTGAGGAACAAGCAGGGGGACCCTCACACTCTGCCTTGGCGATTGGGCAGATGGTGGACGAGATGAGGAAccgggggggaggagcaggagtaGGAGAGGCTGGCCCCTGTGTGCAGCCCTGTAAATTTAATCTCAGTGGTTAACCTCCAAAACAGGTTAAGGTTCACAGAATTTTGCTACTGCCTGTGCATTTCCACCGTGTTCggtgtccccccgcccccgctccttGGGTGAAATACATAATATGGAATAGCCTCCAGAATATTTGGGAGAAACAAAGTGTCTTAaagtctctccccaccctcccacctttTTGTCTTCCGGCACTTTCCATCCTGGGCATCATGGCTGTGAAATTAGCTCCCTGGGCAGTTACACTCTACACTTTATTCTTTGACCCCTCTAAGCTAGGAGGTCCCACGGTAGTTTCCCCTTGGTCCGTCTGCctttgagcacctgctgtgtgttgTGCACCTGGCTGGCCGCTACGTGGCCTATGTCGTAGGAGGCAAAGAACATGCACATATTGGCCCTCATCACTATGGGCCAATGGCACAGGGAGGAAACATGCAGGTGGGAGCACTTCCAGATCCTGTGGCTTGGAGCCATGGGAACAGGGGAGCACATGGCTGGAAAGGGCCGGTGGGGGGCCCAGTACTGGAGAGTCTCTGCAGGGCCCAGTGCTGGGAGAGCATGTCTCACGGGTGGGCGGGGCCAGATTTggggggcacagggcaggggggGTGTTGCAGGTAGGTCAGGGAGGAGAGGCTGGTCAGGGGGAAGACTCCAGGACGGACAGTCGTCAGTAACCTTTGGTGTTCTTCCTGCCATTTTCAAGACCTTGGAGTCTTCTATCCAGGGCCTCCGGATAATGTGAAGCTGAGTGAGCCTCCCAGATCCAGCATGACAAACTGACAAAAGTGACAAAGTGTGCTGACACGGCCCCGCCGTTTGCATGGTGGTGAGGAGAGCCAGCCGCAAGGAAACACTGAAGACACGTACCGCGCAAatattgtttgtgtgtttttgtttgaataTAATTGGTGAaagtgttggtttttttaaaaaaagcagcaatgatttgggttttttgttttttgtttttgctatttcatTCCATTCTTGACCAAAGCTTCTCTTGAAGtagtttattatggaaaattgtCACACTAACTTAAAGGAAAGGGTGGGGAGATATGTAAATTGCtaaacagttaaataaaaatactgaatgtgtttttggttttgtttcgttATAACTACTTTTAGTAGAAAACTATGGACAAATTCTTCattaaactatttaatttttaggGTAAAATCTTTataaccaggttttttttttttttaattttttttaatgtttatttatttttgagagagacagagaatgtgagtgggttggggcagagagagagggaggcacagaatctgaagcaggctccaggctccgagctgtcagcacagagcctgacgcagggcttgaactcacaaaccgtgagattatgacctgagccaaagtcggatgcccctgagccacccaggcgccccttagggtAAAATCTTAAATTCTaagttgctttattttaattctattagaGCACaagccaggcagagagagagagggaggaggagggaaggagggagaaccttaagcaggctcacactcagtgcagagcccgacgcagggcttgacccAATGACACTaggggatcatgacccaagtggaagtcaagagtcagatgctcaactgactgagtcacccaggtgcccctaacaaaaGGTTttataaggttttaaaaattagctaatTGTACAGAAAAGGGCTGATGCTCTTTAACCTTGGGGTTATCCTTTACATTGGGTAGTTTTTCCATTGTCTTAGGGTTGCAGAATTACCCACAGGGAGCAGTTTTTAGCAATGTCCAGGGAGgcccaatcagttaagcgtccaacacctgatttcggctcaggtcatgatctcacagtttgtgagatcgagccccatgtcaggctctgcgctgacagcgtggagcctacttgggattctctctccctctctctgccatgcatgcgtgcgcacacacaagctccctctctctcaaaataaaaaggcctcctgggtggttcagtcagttaagtgtccagctccagtcatgatctcatggtttgtgagattgatccCCGCATTAAACTCTGCAcggacagtaaggagcctgcttggaattctttttcctcttccccgcacatgcacatactctctctcaaataaattaaaaaaaaaaaaaaaaaaaagaatgtttagcTTTATGGCTTTTACTGCCAGGAGTGGAGTCTTGCAGTCTTCCATGAGTCAGATATTTTGACTATGATCTGCTGACTTTTAGGCTAAGGGTCAACCTAAAACCAAAATGGCGTTACTTTGGTCACCTTGCCTCCCAAGCCTTCCCTCTTGCCTCCCAGTGACTTGAAGACAGCTCTAGTTTTAGGACACTGGTAACCATGCTTCTCAGAGGACATCATGATACCCTCTTGAGTAATTTTGCCCTTCGGCGACTCCTGGGAACGATACTCCCCTCTAGGAGGGGATCTCTGCGGCGGAGGTATTTGCTGTGGCCTCCTCTCTGGACCGCTGGTGGCAGGAACCGCTTGTATAAATGTGTTTGCACCAGTGCACAGGCTGTTGtcccagaggagagacagaagtaGCCCCTAAACAGGAATTAGCTAAAAAGTCTTTTAGTTTAATTAAATCACATGGTTTGGCCAACAGGCCCAGAGGTTTTTAGAGAAATAGCGTATTCCACGAGAGAAACAACAGCAACGGAGAAACATTTCTAACTTTGCCTCCAGTAATTTAGCcagagtggggttttttttgtttgtttttttataacttGGGCCATGTCTCCCCCGGGGAGGAAGGCCCATCCCAGTGAGGACAGCCAGAAACCCACAGCCCTGCAGTGCTGGGGGCTATATACTATGCACCCCTCTTCCTCTCACTAGCTCCGAGACTCAGGCCATGCCTGGGGCCACAATTATTACCCATCTGGAGAGCCTCTGGGTGACTGCCAAAGCCCTTTGATTCAAGCCTTTGGGCTCTGATGGCAGGTTATAGTTCTGCCAagttgtgtgaccctgagcaatacagttaacctctctgagcctcagtctcctcacctgtaaaatggcagTAAAAACAGGAATTGGTAATTCCTGTTAGTAAAGCTGAGGTTTGCTTTTAGGCTTTGCACTGATGCCATAATAGCCCCACAGACCCTTATTAACAGTGGGGTAGAATGGGAACCACATATGAAGGCTCTTGCTACctgaagaaaaatttaagttaCTTGCAGAGTATTCTGAGAAAAACCGAAGTCTGCCTCAGAACCCAGGTTAATTGCTTAGGCATGACTCTTCAGTTTGGCCCCGCAGCCATGTGTGCCCCACTCTGGAGGCAATGGTGTGAAGGGCCAGGGTTTCCCCAGGTGCCTGCAGTGTGGCTGAGGCACGAGCGACCCCACGTGGACTCAAGTCCCGTGTAGATCAGTATATAAATTATGAGGTTAGGTTGCTTGTTTATGCATGTATAATTAGAAACCGGGTGCAGTAGGTGgaataatgccccccccccccccaccaagatgtccatgtcctaatccctggaacttgtgaactttgcagatataattaagagCTCAAGTCAGGAAGAGgatcctggattatccagctgGGCCCAGTATCCCAGGGATCCTtatgagagggaggcaggcaggtgaGTCAGAGATGCGGCCACAGGTTAGAGAGCCGCTGGGCCACGGAGCCAAGGAACGCCCGCAGCCTCTGGAAGCTGGCAAAGACCAGGAAACCAggtctcccctggagcctctggaaggaACACCACGCTGCCTGCTGAGACGGGAGACTCTGACCTCCAGAAACGTAAGAGAACATGTTTGCGTTGTCTTCAGCCGCCCTGCAGTGACAGGAAACTAATAGACGAGGTCAgttcagaaaaaggaaggaagtatgGTCTAGAGCAGTGTTTCAAATTGAGGGTCAGAGCCCATCAATGGCTGTAAAAATCAATTTAGTAGGTCACGACTGGCATTTGAAAAATTGAACCCGGAGAAAATATTTTGCGTGTGTCACGATACCTAGGTTTCAGATATACGTGGGGACGTGTACTAGGTCACAGTATATATATCACTGTGGGTCGTGATCAGAAAAAATtcgaagggcacctgggtggctcagtcggttaagtttccgactcttgatttcgggttcagggcatgatctcacggttcgtgtgtttgagccccacgtcgggctctgtgctgactgtgtggaacctgctagggattgtctctctccccctctctctgtccttcccccacttgcacatgttctctccctctctcaaaaaataaactaaaaaaaaagtttgaaaggcACCACCGTAATGTCCGTCCCCTCAGGGTCCCAGGAAGGGTGCTGTAGCCACACCTTTGCTGCACTATGGTGAGAATCCTGGACCAGGCACCAGCACAAGCAGTCAATAGGCATTAACTACTCATAGCAACCCTGTAGGGTTGGAACTGGTAGAGccacattgtatttatttatttttaatgtttccttgtttatttcgagagagtgtgagtggggggaggagcagagagaatcccaagaatctcTGCTCAAAGCatggagtccaacgtggggctcagtgtcacagccgtgggatcgtgacctgagccaaaatcgagagttggacgcttaacccactgagccacccaggtgcccctgtggaaCATTGAAAGGTGACAAAGCCAGGCCAGAGAGGGTTGTGACGGCCCACATTGGAACACCGGCAAGCTGGCCAGAGCCCTGGTGGTAACCGCTAAGCACGCCCTCTGCTGGGCTTGGGCCGGGAGTGCAGATGCCTAGTGACCAAGCTCAGGGGCGGGGTCAGGTCACTGAAAGTGACGGGAGGGGACCTTTCCAACTTGTACCTTGTGGGGTTTTGTTGGAGTTTCCAGCTGAACTGATACAAAACCACGTGACTTGGCAGGGGGTGTTCAACAGGTGCTGCCCCCATCGGGGTCCAGGCACGTGGAATGCTAAGCGTGTTCTGGGCCTCTGCGTGGTGGACATCTGTCCTCCTAGGCTGAGAAAGAAGACACAAGGGTTTCTCCGTTTCCTCCTCATGGGGATCGGGTGGCAGTCCTTTGATCTCAGGGACAGAGACCCGTGGTCCCCAGTTGGGGGTGGGCACATGCTAAGATTAGGAGCTCAGACTGGGTGCTTCTGGGACAGGTCTTCCTCCCTGGTCTCCCCGCTGCCTGGGCCAGCCCACCACTTCCGGAGTCCAGACACCTGGAGCTTGGCTGCCCTCTTGTGACCAGGAGGCAGCAAGGAGGTGGAACAGAAAGCCGGAAAGAACCTCGATGACCTGGGGATGACTGCCTTCCTCCAAGCTGCATTTCTTGGAAACCTGAGAAGGAGTGCAGCGTCTTCACCCCAGGGTCCCGGGGGACGGGGCACGCAGTTTCCAGCAAGAAACAAGCTCTGTGAGGTGTTCCTAGAACTCCGAGTGAAGCCTTCCGCCCCAGGTCCCCCTCGCTCAGGAGAACCTCACTTAAGGCTTGAACAACTTTGATGCCAGAAGGGAGCGGTTTCACATAACCCCTCCCATGGCTTCCCAGTGTGTGGTGTGGTCGGGtcttcccacagtggctgcaggcCTGTGAGGGGGTTGCAGCACTTATCACGATGTCAGCCTCTTCACAGATGCAGAGACTGAGGCACAGCAAGAAGCAGCATTTACCTGAAACTCCATTTTCTAACGCCACTTGTTGGCGTTAACAACAAGTTAACTTGTTGCAATCATTAACTCCTGCAATTTTGAGacagcgggaggggcagagagggagagaacccaagcaggctcctcaccgtcagcgcagagcccgaactcctgagccgtgagatcacacCCTGAACAAATCCCCGAGCTGGACGTTTAAaacgactgtgccacccaggcgccccggtttctGCTCCCACTAAGTGGACAAGCTCAGTTTACACAGGAGGAGAGAGTCCTcaggtgttcatttttttttttttttttttttttgggggggacagagagagacagagcatgaacgggggaggggcagagagagagggagacacagaatcggaaacaggctccaggctccgagccatcagcccagagcccgacgcggggctcgaactcacggaccgcgagatcgtgacctggctgaagtcggacgcttaaccgactgcgccacccaggcgcccctcaggtgtTCACATTTGTCAGGATGCTTCCAGCAACCGGTAACAAAGTCTCGATGGAAACCAGCTTAAATAGTAAAATTGATTCCTTGGCTCACCTGTCCGAAACCTCTGGAAGCAGGTTGGGCTCAAGCTGACCAGTCAGAGGCTGACCATCTCTCTGGGATTTTCTCCACCTGAGCTCTACCTGTGTCGTCATCTTCCCTTGCGGCTGCTCCACTTTCAGGTTCAGGCTCACGCGGCTCACCCGGAAgggccttcctttccctcctccataCTCCAAAGCTGCGGGCCTTGCTTTGCCCCCGCCAgtcttaggtcatgagctcaggacAGGGGACAGCCGGAGCCCGACCGGGTTAGAGCACTCAGGCGGGTGACGGAGATGGGGGTCAGCCCCACCTGGGGTCGTTCCCTGGGCATCTAGAAGCCAGGGATGGAACAGATGTTGCCTCGGTGCTCTTAAGCTGCTCTTGTCCCCACAAGAAGGGGGTGCCGCTACAGACCATCTGAAACTTTTTATCTGTGCAGACCGAAGCCATCTCTGG includes the following:
- the ARPC1A gene encoding actin-related protein 2/3 complex subunit 1A, encoding MSLHQFLLEPITCHAWNRDRTQIALSPNNHEVHIYKKNGSQWVKAHELKEHNGHITGIDWAPKSDRIVTCGADRNAYVWSQKDGVWKPTLVILRINRAATFVKWSPLENKFAVGSGARLISVCYFESENDWWVSKHIKKPIRSTVLSLDWHPNNVLLAAGSCDFKCRVFSAYIKEVDEKPASTPWGSKMPFGQLMSEFGGSGTGGWVHGVSFSASGSRLAWVSHDSTVSVADASKSVQVSTLKTEFLPLLSVSFVSENSVVAAGHDCCPMLFNYDDRGCLTFVSKLDIPKQSIQRNMSAMERFRNMDKRATTEDRNTALETLHQNSITQVSIYEVDKQDCRKFCTTGIDGAMTIWDFKTLESSIQGLRIM